The genomic stretch AGGGGTTGATAATGTACGCGGGCCTCGCCCGAGTCTCTGCGTTCCCCTGAGGCGCGTCTACCGCAGCGCGCCCAGCCGGGTCCATTTTGGAGCCCACCGAGAGGTTTGCTGACTCACTCGTCCCCGAGCTTTCAGAAGTCCCTGCACAGTAATGTACAGCCCACAGGTTTTGTTCCGGTCCCCAGGTCCTACGGGCTTCTGTTATCAGCCCGGTGGCCAGCCCGCCCAGGACCAGCACCCCGTTCTCTCACCTGACAGCTCAGCAGTTCTACGCGAATTATTTTCACTCGGTCCTAACCTCACCACAGGGCACAAGCTCTCTCACCACCAAAGGGCAAGAAAACCAGATGGACAAAAGGCTGTGCAAATTCAATGGTATTTATTCCCTACCTACACCCAAAGCGTACTGCTCTGCATCAGGAAGCCCAGTAAATGACTGTAAAAAGCTACTTCCTCTCACTGATTTCCTCAGAAGTTAAGACTATTTCCCTCAAATGATGCTgctttacatttaatgtgaataTTCTTCCAACCTGGCTCTAAAATTTTCACCTAAGATCCATCATCCTTTGCCATTGCAAAGGATCAGTCCTGCTATTTGAAGTTTAAAAGTTAAGCTCCTAGAGCTAACAACCATTTTATAGGCAATAGAGGGAAAGAGGCATTCTGGGGGGGGGACGGGACTACAAACTATGCTTTCTTCAACAACACTGCAAGAGCTGACAGAGAACCTGTGgtttatatgatttaaaaagcaTTCACTGACCACAATGTACCTTGTTTAGATCCTGATgcaagttgcaaaaaaaaaaaaaaaaaaaaaacaaaccacaggaCTCTTGGATTTTGAACACAGATCATGTTGATAAGAAACTGGCCATGAGTTGGTAACTTAAGTTGAATGAGGGTTCATTACATATAtcttgttatttctctttatatttgaaattttctctaATAGATTTAAAATGGCTGAAACCAAACAAGGGAAAACTGGTGAGGGCAGGTCTGCTCTTTTATCTGCCCCAATACACCAGCAGGTTATGGAATACTCCTCTTAAGGACTAGCTTATCACAAGATTCTCTACAGAGGGGAAGTTACAGCAAGGAGGAGAATCCCTTTTGCCAGCCACTCACCACTGTTTGGGAAGCCTGGGTAATTGCGAAAAGGACAGAACTGAGGTCAGTTTCTCAAGATGGTgggaaaaaacaaatgtaaaccTTGCTTAATCTCTGCTAATTAGAAAATACCTGTCTAAAGCTGGAGGTCAACTAGGGAAAGAATCTCTACCCTCAGGGAACTAGGACCAGGTGGAGCTGCTTGCCCTTGAGGTTGTGTTCTGAGAAAGGAGGCCTGGGGCTGACACCAGTCAGGATAAGGGCTTGGATCACCTCAAGGGGGCCCAGAACCTTAAGAGAGCTCAGAATATAAAATTCTACTCAACTCACAGTATGCGGTGTTAAGATTTGGGAAGAGCAATCCCATCAGTTCCCCTCCCCGTGTAGCTCCGGCACCACCAACACTTAGCATCTCCGCTCTACAGAGTTTATTGGGTTTATAACTGGACAAAGTCACACGTGTACAAAATGAAGCTCACACTATCCCAAAGCAGAGTAGGGACTGAGGGCTGGGAATCCATTACTGGCCTTTGGGGGAGCTCCGAGGTGAGGGGCAGCCAACCCTCCCACTCCAGAGAGATGTggccacaggggaggggaggagagggagcccaCCTGGCTTTGGTCAcagaacacagagcctggcattgGGCCAGGGCACACGGATGGTGGAGTAGGAGCCCCAGAAACCACCCTGCCCAGGGAGCCCAGGGACTGCTCCACCAGTCCCGCTCACGATGTGGTTGGTCCAGACCTAGACTCAGGGGCTGGTGCAAAGGGAAGGCAGCAAAGCAGGAGGGAGGAGACGCTGACGTGTGGTGGCCCGGGGGCACCCAGACCTGTGgaagaaggtgggtggggaggcaggcTAGCTGCTACTAGGCAGCTAGCAGCGGGTCTCATAAATGCCACTGCGGCCAATGTAGCGCACCCATTTGATGACATCATGGTCGCTGTAGTTCAGCTTCGGTTCAAACACCTTCAAGTAACGCACCTTGAGGCCAGAGGGGGCGAATGGCACCTGGGCAAGGGATAGCTCCAGTTAGGAATTTGGTCCTCCTCTCACAGCTGCTCTCCTCTGGGAAGTTCTGTAGCTCTGCCCTACTTCATCTCTCTCTACTACAGGTGTCTGAATGATCGGAGTCCTGAAAGAAGCTAGGGGAAGCTTAAGAAGGATCTTAAAAGGTTTCTAAAGAAGAAAGCATATCCAAGCGTAACTAACAATCACTCGGGTTGGAAATCAGGCCCTGCCTGTGGTAACTCGAATTAATTCCTTTAATCAGCAGGAGGCAGCAACCAAAGACCCACCTTAGAACACACTTATTCTGCTCAATATTATGGGCTTAAAAAATAAGGTGGAGAAAATTATATGTCTAACATGTGCAAAGCAATGCCAGACCAGTCTCCTGTGTGTAAATAAACTTTGGGTCTTATCTGGTAGTCAAACAAtctaaatttttccaaaaaactgTTTTATGACAAACTTTACaagtcacagatttttttttttgtcagtgtgAGTAGTAATTTCTAGTAAGAGGCCTGAAGGGGGAGGAAATGGGTCTTTGAATTATAAAAGtcactttcccctctctgggtctcatctGCAGGTCGCAAGGTGCAGAAGGTGACCTGGACGATCCTAAGATCTTTATTAGCATACCCTCTGCAGTGGCTCTAGGTTCCCCCCTTGCCATACCTCAAAGTTCATGGAAATGGGAGGTCGAGCCCATTTCTTCTTGTCATTGGTGGGCAGAAGCTCAATCTCTGCGCTGATCTGTGATTCCTTCATGCCTGCCATACGCTTGATCCTAGGAACAGAGGGGCAATGAGCAGCAAGTGCCCCTGATAGCTTGGAGGAGTTTCAAGGTGGACGGTGTCCTttctggaggggtggggggaacggAACAGAGGAACTTGTGGGAAGTGCTAGGACAGGAAATGTGGTAAGGGCCCTGGCAATCACTTGCTATGGAATCTTGGGTCTGCTATTCCTTTAGCACTGTGGGCTGCAATTTCAGCCTAAATACACAAGCATGCTATCCCTTGCTATTTCACAGAGATGTTACAAGGGCAAATAGGGAAATGTTGAGGCATTTTGATAACTAAATGCACGCATGCACCCAAGTGCAGGCATGTGCATACTCACACAGAGGTATATGGATGACAGCATAAGCAGAGGCTCCTGGAGAAGCAGACAGGCACCCCCCCAtccttgccacacacacacacacacacacacacacacaccactcacaCTCAAGAGGATGAAGGTAAGACTTAAGGGAGTACACCAAAGCATCTTAAGCCCTGCAGTGACCTTGTGAAGGAGACTCACTTCCACACGATGGCGTTCTCGCTGGCCTTGTATTTGGCCTTCCCCTTCATGCAGATCACCTGTACCCCGCTTGTGTTCAGTGGGGTTGGGATCCTCACCTAGAAGTGATATACCTGTCAGAGAGCTCTGTCAAGCCCTGACATCAGCTGCCTTTATCTGGAGACAGTGTTTCCTCCTCCCCAAGTCCCTTGTTCTCACCTCAATCTTCTGAGCCAGTAATGAGGGCTTGAAATTGGACTTGATAACCACCTTGACCTCCAGCTTGGTGCGTCCCACTTCCCGCACTAGCGGGATCACCCGGAAAGGAAGGATGATGTCCTTGGTGGTGCGATACCTTTAGGGGTGGGGAGTAAGGTTGGCACAGCAGagcctgtcctcctccctctccccactctctgccaGCAGCATTCCCTGCCTCCTCACACCCCAATGGTACCTCATGAGCTCAAACTCTCCATCTGGTGGGATGAAGCTAATGCTGCGTTCAGAGTCAAACTTGCTGAGTCGCACACACTGGTGGAAGGTACAGTCATCGATGGCAATTGATTGCTTCCCACTGTGAGCAGGGGCAGAAGGTCTCCTCGTTGGTACAGGAGAGTGGCAAGAGAGAGTTGGGCTGGGAATCTATCCCACCCCCAAAGGCTGCCACATCCTGAGTGAAGCTTGCACTACAGACTGTGGAAGGCTACCAGAATATAGCTTTTTGACTCAGGGGTCCCTGCTGCCAATTTAGGGATGAGTGGGAGCTTTGCAAATTCACCGTTTCTGGAGAACTCCGGTGCTTGGGACCCAGAGGTTTTAGGCACACTGGCCAGAAGCCATCAGTATGTTATAGAAAAATCTTAGTTCTGGGGAATCAAACAAAGGGGACTACTCTTTAAGTATGAGGACTACAATCCCCTCATCTCTCTTAAGCACAGATGTCAAGAGCTTGGAAAAATGGTATCTAGAAAGGAACCTGTGATTCACTAGACCCTGCTCAGCCCTTCGAGGTCCACCCTCTCCCACCAGCAACCCTGCCCCAGGCACCTTTTACTTGTTTCATCAGCTGTGCCTTTGCCCTGTTTCTCAATGACAATCTTGTCATTCATCCCAAACTTGCACTCGGGCATGCCACTCAGGTAGCTCTTCATCACCACCCGGCCTGACACATGGGCACTCAGCACCTGCCCTGGTGATAGATAAATGGGAACATCTGAGTCAGGATGAGGATCCTGCCCTGGTCCTGCCCCTCCAGCTTCATCTCGAGAGGGCTCTCACCCTGTGGGGACATGAGAAGGTTCACACTCTCTAGCACATCCAAGAAGAGCTCATTCCGGCGATACTTGATGCCCTCCCGCCGCCAGCCAATCTGCCCGGTCACCTGGCTGGTGATCTGGGACTGCTCTTCTTTTGTCTACACGGGGGACAGAGACAACATAATGACTTCATTCCTCTCTACCTTCAATCATCCTGTTTCTATCCCCACTCTACCCTCATTCCCCCTGCCTTCTGGTCCCCACCCTGTAACTCATCTTCCCCATAAGCTCCATGCTGCAGGGCCTGAAGAAAACTGGAACAAAGCTGTAAAGATGGAAGCTAAGGGAACAGCTTACCTGATGCTGGAGGCCAAAGGGCCAATGTGATGCCCACAGGAAGCAGTAGGGGAGCACAGACGGGAAGAGGCaggcagaaaagaaggagaaggcagCTATAAGGCCTGGATCCTAGAGGAGGGCCCACACTCTCTCCTCCTGAGGAACACCAGGCCTCCAGAGCAGCccacaccctcccttccctcagtGCAGAAGGAAACTGCTTGAACTATATTCCCAGAAACAGAGATGCTGAGTTGGCTGCTCCTCGGGTGGAGGGCCACACACAGCAAAATAGGCCTGCAATCATGGCAGAGGGCTCAGGCCAGCACTTCCTGTCAGAGGTGGTGCTTGAGTCAGCCGGGACAGAGTTCAGGGGGCTTAAGGAGGATGGGCCCCACCCTGGCTGTGGCTGTACAACTGAGTACCTGGCTCTTGATACCCTGCTGAGTGATGAAGGTTTTCAGTGCTCCTGTCTCTGAATTCTGTGGATAGCCAAAGTCCAGGATCTCTGCAAAAGGAAGGGATCCATCAGCCCCTGGAAAAAGCTGAAGGTTTCTTTAGTCTAATCCCTCCCCTGGCCTGGACATAGCTGGCCAGGACAGCTCCAGAAGAGTGTGGGATCATCTACAGCACTGTCCTCTTGCTTTGTAGCATTTACTCCGGGATTTGTGCTTcataagaaaacataattaaatgtcagtttttttcacagagaaaatCAGCAGAAGACTCTTATGGCCAGTGAATGAGAGATCAGGAAGTGCTGAGTCCTTAGAAAACAGACAGACAATGGGAAGGTGGAAAGACTCTGTTCCCTTAAATCATACCctacagaggaagagagataatgTAACCCTAGAAGCTGGTAGTAGCTCAccctcctccaggctctgaggccgCTATTGAGATAGAAAGCTGGAAGGACAGTCAGGGAACTAAGGCCCAAACCACAAAGGTGAAAGGGAAATGTGCTTAACTGTAGGAGGCCCAGCTACCAAGCCCCACAGTTAGGTTCTTATCCCCCTGAAAGATGTTTTggtcctctgccccctctcccacctctaCTTGCTGGCCTTCAGGGCTCAAAAGACTAAACAGTCAGAAAAGTTCAGAAGGCACTGGAGGGAACCTCACACCTGCTCCTACCTCCAGGCCAGGCCCCATCAGGTTCAGCCCCACCCTAGGCCCACCGCCCTGCCAGCCTCACCATCCAGTAGCTCATATATGAGCACAAAATTGTTCTTGATGTTCTCCTCGCTGATCTTGCCAAAGTAGGCAGCCATTACGTCACACATCTTATAGAGGAATTCGAAGACCATGGCAGCATTGACATTCTGCTTGGTGACAGCTGCCAACCAGATGTTGGACCGCTTAACATGGAAGAAACTGGTGCGAGCGATGTTGGTGACAGGGCTGCGCACCTGCTGCCGGGCGTGGATAACATTGACCCGAAAGGCATCCACTGCGTTCCTCCTGAGGGAAAAGGGTACACAGGGGCTGCTCAGCACCCAGGCAAACCTCACTCCACAGGGATCAACCACAGCTGCTAACAACTCCCCCCTCCTTACTCCCCCCTTCACTGCTTAAGTCTGGCATGTACTCTGAAGCCAACTGCCTAAACCACTGGGGCAGTTCCCTGTGACTCCCAGCGGAGGCACAAGGGTAGGGTCAGAGCTGGGCTAGTGTCTGAAGGCCATCAGAGACAGGGAAGTCAAGTGGCAATGACAGGAGGATAGATGTAGCGTTAATAAAGTGAGATCCATCAGGCTTAAGGAGGTATGCTCCTAACTCCCAGGCTTGGCCCCAATTTCCCAGCTGCAACCTCTCTAGCTTCTCAGTAAGCTCCAGGCCCAAATGAAAGAGAGACTCTGCTTCTTTCCCAGTCTTCCCACTTGTGATTCCACCGGTTAGACAAAGTCAGCATGACTTCAGAGAAGGCTCTGATCTACCGAGGAGAAAGGACCGAGGGGCCATGGAGCTGGGCCATTCATTCCTGTCCAGGATCCAATTCCAGGGCATGTTTGGGGAatgaaaacagatgaagaaaacaatgATGGGGGGGCAgggccccccacccacctgtgcCTGGGCGGCAGCTTGATAGGCTGCTTACCTATTGCTACGGCAGCCAATGAGATGGGATGAGAGAAATGATGCCAGCAAGAAAAGGAGAGTGACAGCAACGAGAGAGAGGATTAGACACACAACACACTGGGGGTGGGCAGCACACACCATGAGGTGGAAGCAGACAAGCAACAGGCAAGGGGTGGAGAGCATAGCAAGGCATGCAAGACAGTATGTGCCCTAGCTTAAGCAGGTCCATCCATGGCAGGAGGGGGGTGCCTATGGGTACAGCCAGCCAGGTTCAGGCAAGCCAGGCATCGCCACAACTCTAGCTCATGCCCCACCACCAGTCAGTGGACAAACAGCCACAAAGGCCAGGCCAGCCCACTAGCCAGGGAGCTGGGAGGCAAGGAGCTAAGGCTCTGCAGCAGGCCCATTCTGTAACTCTCTATCCTAAGCtcttagaggaagaaaaacagggCAGCGGGAACCAGAGAAGCCTAATCTCATTAGAGTTGCTGAGGCTAGGACAAGTGCCCTCACTCAGGAAAGAACAGTGGCGTGCAGGGTGAGGCAGAATGAGAAGGCAGGCTGTGCTTCCTCGTTAAGGTCTGAGGGACCCAGAACAAGAAGCTATTCCACATCTACTCTGATAGGCCAGAAAGGGCCACATGGCTTCCCTGCCTTTCCTTCAGTGACCCAGAGAGTGCTCCAGGCTTGCTCACAACCTCTCTTCCAGGGGTAGCCCAGAGGAACTGAAAATGGCTGAGTCAGCAGCCTGCCTCCTCCtgagaaagggagtgggagaggatTTGGCAGCCTGGAGAGGCTTTCAAGAGAATCCAGTGAAGGCTCTCAACAAGAGAATGGCTTTTGAGAGCAAGACTTAGATGGCCTAGTACCTCTAGCCTGGCCACTAACTCCATCCCCTGGAGAAATATCTCCCTCTTCCTCAAAGGAGGAATCAATCTGCCAGGGCAAAAGCACTCAACTCGAGCAACTAGGTCTGTCACTAAGGAaaggagaaggcaggaagggcAAAAGTTCCTAAGACTGCAGGGGCCACACTATTCCACAGGTCCTGCCTATCAGGCAGTAACTGTCTATCAGGCCAATACCACCAGACCTAATGGGAACCAGGTTGTATTAGCTGAGCTTCTAGGATGCAGCAAGGGAAGGGGGTAGCCCAAGTCAAGTCTCTGGTAGCAACAGACCTGGTCCTGCATGCTGGGGAGGAAGGATAAGGGGTGGGGGCACAGCTGGCTCAGCCAGGGGACTCACCCGATGTCATCTCGGTAGACCCGGGAGATTAGCACCTCCCCCTTGTGATTATAGATGAATAAGCCTCCTATCATGGCGGCAGCTCAGTCTCCAAGGCCCATCGCTCTGAGAACAGACCTAGGACAGGCGGAGGCAGGGTAAGGGAAGGCCTCAGAACCTCTGCCAACATCCCCAGTTGGGGCTGTGCAGGTCACTGGCTCGGCTTTTTTTCCTGACTCAACCCTCCAGAAGTGACCCTGCAGTCCTCCCAGGCATGCCCCTCCCCTTAGCCAGGCTCCAGTTCCTGTTTATCTCAcactggaaaggagaaagaaatggagaaggacTTGGGCCCAGGATTCTAAGGCCATTTTGACCCTCCCTTTTCTGGGGCTGAGCCCAGaaagcagccccctccccctcttcacaGTGCTGAACTCGGCAAGGATCCTTTTTGGCCCCTTCCTGTGCAGACTCTCACTCAGACTGTAGCCGGTGAGTCACCATGAAGGCCTGCCTGCGGCTGCAGGAATGGCGGTAGGAATTACCTCCACTTGGTTCAGGCCTGGGGCCCTCAGGCACAGCTTTAGGAAGACCGGGTCTCTCAGGCTCCACTACCCTTCTGAGAAGGCAGTAGGGCCTGACCTGTGGCTCTCTAATTCACAGAAATCTAAACATTCCAGGAAAGGGTGtgcagggtgtggggaggagagaaagggaggcctTAGGCCCTGACACGGACCCAGGAGTGTGGTTCCAACCAATCCCAGGCAGTCAGATAAGCAGgcaaaagagcagagagaaaggcccCAGCCCTGGCAGACTACACTTCAATGACCCAAGCTcttattagttatttttaactATCTCCCTTTTAAAAAGGGAGGCTCCCTCTCAGCTCccaaatgcaataaaaataaggGGGTGGGAATATAGGTTCATAAAACAATGAGATTGATCTGGCTGAAATTCTATGATTCCAGACCCCATGACATAACTGATTTCTGGCCTGAGTACCTATAAGCAAGGGGCAGAATATATGAATTATCCAAATTATCTGGGTCAAACTAATTTAGACTGTTTGCAAGGAGAAAAAGGGTTAATTTAGTTCTAGATTTCCTGAATTAGCTCTGGTATTAATTTTCACAGGGTGGAGGGAGTTTAGCAGAGTTTTCTAGACTGGAAAATAAAGCGGATTACTGCGGCCACCAGGGTCTCCCAAACTCAGTGAGAGGTCTCTCAAGGTGGTGGTGGACACATTCCATCCCTCAGTCcacagaggctgggagaagaaatgcaaaatggaGTTTAGAGCCCTGGGCAAAGATGCAAGTTCACACAGTGGTAGGGACCTTAGAGCACCAGGGCAGCTGAGGTGGGGCCCAGGACAGGAATGGAATAATGAGTTAAGGGGAAAGAAAGACTGGCAGAAACAGCCAGGCAGTCTACTCAGGTGAGCCTGGAGCAGCAAAAGGGATGGTGGGGGCATCTGGGGGAAGAAGTTTCCAGTGTGGCAAAGGTCAAGgctctgaagaagaaaaacagcagTGAGAGACTGACAGTAGTGAATAAAGGAAAGCTGGGGcgacagaacctgctttggagttCAAGTGCAGAGGCATGAGGGGCTGATGGGTTTTTCGGCCTGGGGAGGAAGACATCGCGGAAAAAAATATGGCTCCACGGGGGTGCGGGGGCTGTCACAGGTCTGAGAAAAAAGAGCCGCGGGGTGTCACtcaactggggggagggggtgccgcAGGGTGGGAGACTTGTCACAGTCCAAGAAGAAGCCCACAAGGGGGTGTCACTGTCCTAGGAGATGGGGGAATTGTCCTTGCGTTGAGAGGAGGCGCCAAGGGGCAGGGAGGTTGTCACGATCCCGGGGAGGGGGTCGCCGCGCGGAGTCCCCGCTCTGGAAGGATTCCAGTAAGTATCCCCCTCACGGGAGGCTCCGGACGGGTCAGGTGGAGGGCGCCGCTCCCAGCCTGTCCTGCAACCgcgccccaggcgcccccgcccaGCCGTCAGCTCCCTCCCGATCTGAAGGCTGAGGCCACTCCCGGGTGTGGGCAGCTTTCCGCGTAGCGTAGTGCAGGGAAGGGCAAAGCTGGGCAGCGGGGTAGGCATCCTCCCTTACCCTTAGCCAGATCCCCGGCTCACCTGGTGTCCGCGGCCCCCTTCTCAGCCTGCCCGGCCACTCTCCAGATCCCAAGATGTCCGCCCGCCCCCTGCTCGCCTGCCCGCTGCCTCGGCTTTCACTGCAGTGCCGCGGCCCCGCCCCAACCACAGTTGCGCTTGCGCGTCGGAAGACCGTGACGACTACAAATCCCGTCAAAGCTCTCCTCCTTCTTGCTTACAATTTTAAGCTTCCTAGGTTTAACAAAACTACAACGACCGACTGCCTTCGGCGGGGTAGGAGTGCCTTGGGGAGGGATAGGAGAGGCCTTATTCAGCCCTACACGAAATACACATCCCATCATACGCTGCTCCACTCCCTTCATTTTCCCCACTGAGCATTCTGGGAATTGTAGTCTGGAATCCCTCCTGTTCCTATTTCAGTGTTTATGGAGAGCCTCTGAGGATTAATGCCATTTGTTGAAGCCCATCTGTTAAGCCTCAGATTGCTGTAGGCCTTTTCTGTCTCCGGAGTCCGAGGACTGGCTGTGttcaattcacacacacacacacacacacacacacacacacacacacacgacttgGAGGAAGTATTTGTCTGAATTCACTGCTTTCTAACACCACCT from Panthera uncia isolate 11264 chromosome C2, Puncia_PCG_1.0, whole genome shotgun sequence encodes the following:
- the AP2M1 gene encoding AP-2 complex subunit mu, which translates into the protein MIGGLFIYNHKGEVLISRVYRDDIGRNAVDAFRVNVIHARQQVRSPVTNIARTSFFHVKRSNIWLAAVTKQNVNAAMVFEFLYKMCDVMAAYFGKISEENIKNNFVLIYELLDEILDFGYPQNSETGALKTFITQQGIKSQTKEEQSQITSQVTGQIGWRREGIKYRRNELFLDVLESVNLLMSPQGQVLSAHVSGRVVMKSYLSGMPECKFGMNDKIVIEKQGKGTADETSKSGKQSIAIDDCTFHQCVRLSKFDSERSISFIPPDGEFELMRYRTTKDIILPFRVIPLVREVGRTKLEVKVVIKSNFKPSLLAQKIEVRIPTPLNTSGVQVICMKGKAKYKASENAIVWKIKRMAGMKESQISAEIELLPTNDKKKWARPPISMNFEVPFAPSGLKVRYLKVFEPKLNYSDHDVIKWVRYIGRSGIYETRC